The genomic DNA GATTACATTCTCGTGCAAAAAGGGCTTATGAATGCCAAAGCGGGTCTGGAGTGGTGCCAAATGGTACTCCGTATGTTGCTTGCCGGAGATGTAAGAGCGGACACTAATCCATTTTCACTTAAACCATAAGACTGAATGCTTTAGTCCAATCATGCATAGGCTTTATATATCAATAAAATTTGAATGTTTTAAATTTTTTGAAACCCTTTTCTATCCGTTTCGTATTACTGGTAAGCGGCTGTTTGACCTATATCAAACCAACATACCAAGGGGGATTATATTTACATGAAAAAAACATTTACTTTGAAAAATATGATGATGCTGATGATGGCCTTTACCCTGCTGATTGTTATGGTCGCACCATCTACAGCCGACGCGAGGCGAGGCGGCGGATTTAAATCCGGGCCAAAAACGTACCAATCTACACCGAGCAAGGCCACTAACAACAACGGCATCAATAAGTCCGATAGTGGCACCAAATCCAGTGCAACTGCAGGGAATACAAGCAGAACAGGTGGATTCCTTGGCGGTGGCGGTGGATTCCTGAAAGGCATGATGCTGGGTGGTTTGGCAGGTATGCTCTTCGGCGGACTGTTTGGCAACATGGGCGCACTGGGCAGCTTGCTTGGCCTTGCGGTCAACATTCTCGCTATATACGTCCTGATCATGGTCGGAGTAGGTATCTACCATGCTATTAAAAATCGTCGCAGACCTGATGATTCCCGTGGAGGACGTTACTAAGTTATGATTTTAAGTATGGATGAAATTGTAAACGCCATCTGTCTGCATATGGCTGAACGCAAAGGCGTCCAGCCCACTGATGTGACAGTAGAATTAAGCTGGGAAGAGGATACAGGATACTCAGCAGAAGTCCATGTACAGGGTCGCAGCCAGTATCTGGTGGAAGCCAACATGATCGAGGCCATCTTGAGATACCTGCATTCCGAGTACAATATGCGTGCCTATCGCGAGCAGGTCAGACTGGATCTGGACGAAGAAATTACAGCCATTGTCCAGACTGACTGAATAACGTGTAGAGTCACCTAACAGAATGTGCATTGAAACGGAAGAACCGACCTTCGCTTGATCCGAGGGTCGGTTCTTCTTTACGTTCTATAGGACCATGCTAAATGTGTGGAGCTGAGGATACCGGAACCTGGGGTGCTCTTTCGAGCAGACCACTGCCGTACATTTCCCGAAATGGCTGCTCCTCCATATGAATGTACCCGATATAACAGCCGCATTCCTTCATCCGGCACGGACGCTTGGCACTTAGTCCTTCAAGGCCATCTCTGTACAAGTGACCCAGCACTCGCCGATCCTGGTAGCAATGTTTTACACGTCCGTCACCCTGTACGTAAAATACATCCTCTCCAGCGCGACACGCCCGCCCCTGACTACTGTAATCCTGCAAATTCCATTGGAAATAGGGATCTATAGCCGTTAATTCAGCAATCTCGGCATCGGTATAATAATGTGGTCGATCCTTGTAAGCGTTGACCCACAAATAAACATCCTTCGGAAGCTGTGATCGCAAGGAATGAATAGCGGGAAAAGCCTGTCTCAGTCCCACGGTGCCGACACTGTAGGAAATACCAAGTTCATATAGCTTCATACCTTGAGATATAAAAGCCGGCTCCTTCGTCTCTCCCGGATGATACGTCGCCCACAGCGCAGCCGTCTTCGGATTCAGTTCCCTGGCCCAATCCAGCTTAGCGGACAGGTTCGTCTGTACAGCCACTTTATCCACATGCGCCATATGGGAAAACTCAATCATGGTCTTGCGGTACCAGGAATGAATGAGAGCTTCTCCATACGGATTGAAAAATATGGATAGTCGATGCCCCAAAGTTCCCTGTTCCCGTACCCAATCGGCAAAACGCTCCAGTTGCGCCCGATCCTTGTTCAATGTTTCACGGCTATCCACGTTTTTGCTGAACGGGCAGTAAGGGCAAGCATAGTTGCACGAAGCCAACGAGCCACGATAATATAGGGTTGCTCTCATGCGCCTACGTAGCCTTCCATCCGCTCCCGTACTGCCGTGGATATCATCCAATCGCCAATCGCATCGGAATAAGCCATTCCTTCCTCGGTCAGTCGCAGTGTGTCGTCCACAACCACCGCCATACCAGAATCCAATAACAAGGACATTCCTGCAAAATCATCCGCCAGAGACGCATCGAAGCGCGCGGCGTAAGCAGATAGCTCCAGACCTTCACGATGGAGAAGTGCCTTCAGAATAAAACGCCGCTTGCTCTCCTCCACATTTAAAATAAAACCGTAGTCAGCCAGATCATGGCGCTCGGCGGCGACATAATCAGCAATAATACCGCGCGTTGCGGCTGCACTAACACCGTATCGGCTAGCATAGTGAACATTACGCGTATAGGAGCGCGCACCGCAGCCCAGACCGGCCATGCCTTCCTCCTGACAGCTGTATGGCAGCAACTCCTTGCCGAGTGCATCATCATTTTTGGCAAAACGGCGCATGGAATATTGTACATATCCCGCCTGTTTGAGTCTTTCACGTGCTACTTCGTACAAGCTGAGACGAATATCATGATCCAGCCCGGTATAGCCCGGCTTTAAAATCGTATTTTCCCGAATGTATAATGGGTAAATAAAAATTTCACCCGGTGCGTAAGATAATGCCTCTTCCAGAGAGTACAGCCACGTTTCCACCGTTTGACCGGGGAGACCATAGATCAGATCCACGTTCAACAGCGGAAAATCGTACTCCACCAGCCGCGCAAGCGCTTCTCGTACAAGCTTGGGCTTCTGAGGGCGGTATATGGCCGCACTCTCCGACTCCACAAAGCTCTGGATCCCCATGCTGACACGGTCCGTTCGGCGGCGCTTGAGCACCTCCAGCCGATCTTCGGTTACCGTATCCGGCGACGTTTCCACCGAAATGGAAGCATGTTCCGGGTCTAAACCCATTATATTTTCCGCAATGTCAAACAATCGCTCGACCAAAGGAGCCTCCAGCAAGGTTGGCGTACCGCCGCCGATCGCAAAGCGTGAAAACGGCCGACCACCCATGATTGGCGCCCATTGTCGGGCTTGTCTTTCAAGCGCATCCACATACTCCTTATGCACATCCAGCCGCTTGTCAGGCAAAGTGAACAGGTTACAGAATCCACAACGAGCCGCGCAAAACGGAATATGCATATACAAAAAATAGCTCTCCAGCTCCTCCTTCTCCCACAACTCTTGCAGTGAGAGCTGTGTATCAAACGGCCGATAGGCCGTTTTATGCGGATAAGAGTACAAATAGGAGCGGTAGGGAGCTTCACGGATCGTACGTGCCCATTGGGCAGGGTTCTCAGGCCATGGAGACCCTGATGCTGAGCCTGCGTCCAGCCCTGCAGGGGGATTGCCTTCTGCTCCCGTTAGAAGCGAGTGATTCAAATGCATGGCTTTCATTTCTGCTCCCTCCTCGCGCTGGATTGATTTCTTTACATTTTACCAGTGCAATCTAAAATTTCTTGTACCTTACAACACAAATTCGCGGTAAGGCACATTC from Paenibacillus sp. FSL R10-2782 includes the following:
- a CDS encoding YxcD family protein, whose translation is MILSMDEIVNAICLHMAERKGVQPTDVTVELSWEEDTGYSAEVHVQGRSQYLVEANMIEAILRYLHSEYNMRAYREQVRLDLDEEITAIVQTD
- a CDS encoding STM4012 family radical SAM protein, which gives rise to MKAMHLNHSLLTGAEGNPPAGLDAGSASGSPWPENPAQWARTIREAPYRSYLYSYPHKTAYRPFDTQLSLQELWEKEELESYFLYMHIPFCAARCGFCNLFTLPDKRLDVHKEYVDALERQARQWAPIMGGRPFSRFAIGGGTPTLLEAPLVERLFDIAENIMGLDPEHASISVETSPDTVTEDRLEVLKRRRTDRVSMGIQSFVESESAAIYRPQKPKLVREALARLVEYDFPLLNVDLIYGLPGQTVETWLYSLEEALSYAPGEIFIYPLYIRENTILKPGYTGLDHDIRLSLYEVARERLKQAGYVQYSMRRFAKNDDALGKELLPYSCQEEGMAGLGCGARSYTRNVHYASRYGVSAAATRGIIADYVAAERHDLADYGFILNVEESKRRFILKALLHREGLELSAYAARFDASLADDFAGMSLLLDSGMAVVVDDTLRLTEEGMAYSDAIGDWMISTAVRERMEGYVGA
- a CDS encoding STM4011 family radical SAM protein; the protein is MRATLYYRGSLASCNYACPYCPFSKNVDSRETLNKDRAQLERFADWVREQGTLGHRLSIFFNPYGEALIHSWYRKTMIEFSHMAHVDKVAVQTNLSAKLDWARELNPKTAALWATYHPGETKEPAFISQGMKLYELGISYSVGTVGLRQAFPAIHSLRSQLPKDVYLWVNAYKDRPHYYTDAEIAELTAIDPYFQWNLQDYSSQGRACRAGEDVFYVQGDGRVKHCYQDRRVLGHLYRDGLEGLSAKRPCRMKECGCYIGYIHMEEQPFREMYGSGLLERAPQVPVSSAPHI